One region of Rhodocaloribacter litoris genomic DNA includes:
- a CDS encoding PhoH family protein codes for MAEKRLTIDKAEPLLLFGFNDKHLRKVEGAFPDTRITARGNQVILQGDPESLHRIERILDELTVVLNRNGNLTENDVETVLALFTVGDGASGRAGLDAQNVVLFTPGGSVKAKTPNQIRLVESARHNDIVFAVGPAGTGKTYTAVALAVAALKSRQVKKIVLSRPAVEAGERLGFLPGDFREKVDPYLRPLYDALEDMLPRDKLAGFVEQNVVEIVPLAYMRGRTLNSAFVILDEAQNATHLQMKMFLTRLGANSRAIITGDVTQTDLPSREHSGLVQARQILEGVEGIDFVYFDEGDVVRHRLVKDIIKAYERYHQDEEQRTGGNPR; via the coding sequence TTGGCAGAAAAGCGTCTCACGATTGACAAGGCGGAGCCCCTGCTGCTTTTCGGGTTCAATGACAAACATCTTCGGAAGGTGGAGGGGGCCTTTCCCGATACCCGCATCACCGCGCGCGGCAACCAGGTCATTCTGCAGGGGGATCCCGAAAGCCTGCACCGCATCGAGCGGATCCTCGACGAACTGACCGTCGTCCTCAACCGCAACGGCAACCTGACCGAGAACGACGTCGAGACCGTGCTGGCCCTGTTCACCGTTGGCGACGGGGCGAGCGGACGGGCAGGGCTCGACGCGCAGAACGTCGTGCTGTTCACCCCCGGCGGGTCGGTCAAGGCCAAAACGCCCAATCAGATCCGGCTCGTCGAGAGCGCACGGCACAACGACATTGTCTTCGCCGTGGGGCCGGCCGGCACGGGCAAGACGTACACGGCGGTGGCCCTGGCGGTGGCGGCCCTCAAGTCGCGCCAGGTCAAAAAGATCGTCCTTTCACGCCCGGCCGTCGAGGCGGGAGAGCGGCTGGGCTTCCTTCCCGGCGACTTTCGGGAGAAGGTCGATCCGTACCTTCGCCCGCTCTACGACGCCCTCGAAGACATGCTGCCCCGCGACAAGCTCGCCGGCTTCGTGGAGCAGAACGTCGTCGAGATCGTGCCGCTGGCCTACATGCGCGGGCGGACGCTCAACTCGGCCTTCGTCATCCTCGACGAGGCCCAGAACGCCACCCACCTGCAGATGAAGATGTTCCTGACGCGCCTGGGGGCCAACAGCCGCGCCATCATCACCGGCGACGTCACGCAGACGGACCTGCCCAGCCGCGAGCACAGCGGCCTCGTGCAGGCCCGGCAGATCCTCGAAGGCGTCGAAGGGATCGACTTTGTCTACTTCGACGAAGGGGACGTCGTGCGCCACCGCCTCGTGAAAGACATCATCAAGGCGTACGAGCGGTACCACCAGGACGAAGAACAGCGCACGGGCGGCAACCCGCGCTGA